A genomic stretch from Anser cygnoides isolate HZ-2024a breed goose chromosome 30, Taihu_goose_T2T_genome, whole genome shotgun sequence includes:
- the LOC136787626 gene encoding olfactory receptor 14J1-like, with the protein MSNSSSVSEFLLLAFADTRELQLLHFGLFLGIYLAALLGNGLILTAVACDHRLHTPMYFFLLNLALLDLGCISTTLPRAMANALWDTRAISYQGCAAQVFFSVFFVVAEYSILTSMSYDRYVAICKPLHYGSLVGSRACAQMAAAAWGSGFLSAVLHTATTFSLPLCQGNVVDQFFCEIPQILKLSCSDAYLREVGALVFSVSLVFGCFVFIVLSYVQIFRAVLRIPSEQGRHKAFSTCLPHLAVVSLFVSTAMFAYLKPPSISSPSLDLLLAVLYVVVPPALNPLIYSMRNQDLKDTLKKMILVVIFT; encoded by the coding sequence ATGTCCAATAGCAGCTCTGTGAGTgaattcctcctgctggcattcgcagacacgcgggagctgcagctcctgcacttcgggctcttcctgggcatctacctggctgccctcctgggcaacggcctcatcctcaccgccgtagcctgcgaccaccgcctccacacccccatgtacttcttcctcctcaacctcgccctcctcgacctgggctgcatctccaccactctgcccagagccatggccaatgccctctgggacaccagggccatctcctatcaagggtgtgctgcacaggtcttcttttctgtctttttcgTTGTAGCAGAGTATTCCATTCTCACCAgcatgtcctatgaccgctacgttgccatctgcaagcccctgcactacgggagcctcgtgggcagcagagcttgtgcccagatggcagcagctgcctggggcagtggctttctcagtgctgtcctgcacacggccactacattttccctgcccctctgccaaggcaatgttgtggaccagttcttctgtgaaatcccccagatcctcaagctctcctgctcagatgcctacctcagggaagttggggcacttgtgtttagtgtttctttggtatttggttgttttgttttcattgtgttgtcctacgtgcagatcttcagggctgtgctgaggatcccctctgagcagggccggcacaaagccttttccacgtgcctccctcacctggctgtggtctccctctttgtcagcactgccatgtttgcctacctgaagcccccctccatctcctcaccATCCttggacctgctgctggcagttttATATGTAGTAGTacctccagcactgaaccccctcatctacagcatgaggaaccaggacctgaaagacacactgaagaaaatgattctaGTGGTAATATTTACTTAG
- the LOC136787627 gene encoding olfactory receptor 14C36-like has product MSNRSSNTEFLLLAFTDTRELQLLHFGLFLGIYLAALLGNGLILTAVACDRHLHTPMYFFLLNLALLDLGCISTTLPKAMANALWDTRAISYQGCAVQVLFSVFFLEQSNTVDQFFCEIPQILKLSCSDAYLGEAGLTAITFCLGIGCFVFIVVSYVQIFRAVLRMPSDQGRYKAFSTRLPHLAVLSLFVSTAMFACLKLPSISSPSLDLVVSFLYSVVPPAGNPLIYSKRNKEIKGAVRKLFLYMLLKY; this is encoded by the exons ATGTCCAACAGAAGCTCCAAcactgagttcctcctgctggcattcacagacacgcgggagctgcagctcctgcacttcgggctcttcctgggcatctacctggctgccctcctgggcaacggcctcatcctcactgccGTAGCCTGTGACCGccacctccacacccccatgtacttcttcctcctcaacctcgccctcctcgacctgggctgcatctccaccactctccccaaagccatggccaatgccctctgggacaccagggccatctcctaccAAGGGTGTGCTGTCCAAGTCCTCTTTTCAGTCTTCTTCTTGGAGCAGA gcaatactgtggaccagttcttctgtgaaatcccccagatcctcaagctttcctgctcagatgcctacctcgGGGAAGCTGGGCTTACTGCAATCACCTTCTGTTTAGGTattggttgctttgttttcattgtggtgtcctatgtgcagatcttcagggcagtcctgaggatgccctctgatCAGGGCCGGTACAAAGCCTTCTCCACGcgcctccctcacctggccgtgctctccctgtttgtcagtaCTGCCATGTTTGCCTGCCTGAAGCTCCCCtccatttcttccccatccctggacctggtcgtgtcatttctgtactcagtggtgcctccagcagggaaccccctcatctacagcaagAGAAACAAGGAGATCAAGGGTGCAGTGAGGAAACTGTTTCTCTACATGCTTCTTAAGTATTAA